Below is a genomic region from Candidatus Limnocylindrales bacterium.
TGTCGTCGTATTCGAACGGCGTCGTCCGCATCGGCGTTCTCGGCGCCGGGCACTGGGGGCCGAATCTCATCCGCAATTTCATCAGCAACGAACGGTCACGTGTCGTTGCAATTGCCGATACCAACGCCGGCCGGCGCGAGGCCGTGCTGGCACGCTATCCCGGCGTGGACGGTCACGACCGTGCGGAGTCGCTGCTCGCGCGCGACGACCTCGACGCCGTCGTGATCGCAACGCCGACCGCGACGCATCATCGCCTTGCTGTGGCTGCGCTGGCCCGCGGCCTGCACGTGCTCGTCGAAAAGCCGCTCGCGCGGACGACTGCAGAAGCCGAAGAGCTCGGGCGCATCGCCGCGGACGCAGGGCTCGTGCTGCTGACCGGTCACGTGTTCCTGTTTCACGAAGCCGTGCGTACGGTGCGGCGCCTGATCGACGACGGCGAGCTCGGCCGCGTCCAGTACATCCAGTCGGTGCGCACGAACCTCGGTCCGATTCGTACCGACGTGTCGGCGCTGTGGGACCTTGCCGCGCACGACGTGTCGATCTTCCACTACTGGCTCAACGGGCTTCCGAGTCGCGTCACCGGCAAAGGAGGCATCTACGTGAACAAGGGGATCGAGGATGTGGTGTTTGCGACGCTCGAATATCCCGGAGGCGTTCTCGCCAACCTGCACGCGACTTGGCTGTCGCCGAACAAGCTCCGGCAGATCACCGTGGTCGGGGAGCAGCGCATGCTGGTTTTCGACGACATGAACCTTGCCGAGCCGGTGCGCATCTACGACAAGGGCGTCGCGCCCGTGACCGAACCCGGCTGCGAAGAGTCGTACCCGATCGTCGACAGTTTCGTCGGCTTCCGGTCATCGATCCGCGACGGCGAGATCTCGGTTCCGCTCATCCCGGCCGGCGAGCCGCTGCGTGCGGAATGCGAGCACTTCCTCGATTGCATCGTCGACGGCGCGAGGCCGCTGTCGGGCGCCGCCGAAAGCATCGCCGTCGTTCGCGTGCTCGAAGCCGTGGAACGGTCGCTGCGCGCCGGCTCCGCGGAGCAGCATGTCTCATGAGCGGGAAACGCGGGAACACGGCGGGCGGTGCGATCATCCATCCGCTCGCGCTCTGCGAGAGCGCGGACGTCGGCGAGGGCACGCGCGTCTGGGCGTTCGCGCACGTCATGCCGGGTGCGCGCATCGGCTCGCGATGCAATCTGGGTGAAGGCGTCTTCGTGGAATCCGGAGTGACGGTCGGGAACGACGTGACCATAAAAAACGGCGTGGCTCTCTATGACGGCGTAACGCTGGAAGACGACGTTTTCATCGGACCGAACGCGGTCTTCACCAACGATCTTCGGCCGCGCTCGGGCGCACACAAGAAGTCGGCCGCGAAGTTTCTCGCCACGCGCGTTGCCCGCGGCGCCAGCATCGGCGCCAACGCGACGATCGTCTGCGGCGTCACTGTCGGTTCGTATGCGATGATCGCGGCCGGCGCGGTCGTGACGCACGACGTTCCGCCGCATGCGCTGGCCGTCGGCGTGCCTGCGCGCGCTACGGGCTGGGTCTGCGCATGCGGTGACAAGCTCGCCACCAAAGGCACGGTCTTCGTCTGCGAATGCGGGCGCCGCTGGACGCCGGCAACCAACGGCGGCCTCACGGACGCGTCGTGAGCGCGATTCCTCTCGTCGACCTCAGCGCGCAGTGGGAGTCGATTCGCGCCGAAGCCGAACCGGCGATGGCCGAGGTCCTGGCTTCGGGCGCGTTCATTCTCGGTCCGGCGGTCGAACGTTTCGAAACGGCTTTTGCGACGTGGGTCGGGGCAGCGCATGCGGTCGGAGTCGGCAGCGGCACCGACGCCGTCGAGCTTAGCCTGCGGGCCTGCGGCATCGGCGCAGGCGACGACGTGCTCGTGCCCGTGAACACGTTCGTCGCGAGCGCCATCGGCGTGCTGCGTGCCGGCGCGAATCCGGTCTACGTCGACTGCGACGAGAGAACGTTCCTTATCGATCTCGATGCGGCAGCGCGCGCGCGGACGCCGCGTGTTCGCGCGCTGCTTCCCGTTCATCTCTATGGCCGGCTGTGCGATCCGGATGCGCTGCGTGCGTTCTGCAGCGCAAACGATTGGCTGCTGATCGAAGACGCTGCGCAGGCGCACGGCGCCAATAGTGCGGCTGGTCGCGCCGGATCGTGCGGAATGGCTGCGGCGTTCAGTTTCTATCCCGGAAAGAATCTCGGGGCCGCCGGCGACGGTGGCGCCGTGACGACGAGCGATCCAGACGTCGCGAGCCGCCTTCGGGCGCTGCGCAACTACGGCTCACCCCGCAAGTACGAGCACCCGGCGTTCGGCGTCAACAGCCGGCTCGATTCGCTTCAGGCGGCGCTGCTCGACGTGAAGTTGCGGCGCATCGATGCGTGGAATGCGTCGCGCCGCCGGCTCGCGCGTGCATACGACGAGCGGCTTCGCGGCATCGAAGGCCTCGTGCTGCCGGAGATTCCTACCGGTGAAGAGCACGTCTTCCATCTCTACGTGGTGCGGGTTCCGGCGCGGCTTCGCGATGGCGTCATGCGTGCGATGGGTGCGGCCGGCATCGGCGCCGGCATCCATTATCCGGCGCCGGTCGCGTTCCTTCCCGCGGTCGGCGCGACGCCGACGCCCGGTGACTTTCCGGTTGCCGAACGCGTTGCCGGCGAGATCGTGAGCCTGCCGCTGTATCCGGAAATGCCCGAAGCGTCAGTCGATCGCGTCTGCGAGGTGCTGCGGTCGGCGATTGCGTAGCGGCTCACGTCGGAGTTCCCGTCCTGGCAGCTGTTTCGGGATTGCCTCAACTCACGCCAGACCTGCATGATGCCGCGTCTGCTCCCGCGAGCGGCAAAGAGGGAACATGTTCGAGCGACTCCGGGCCGAGATCCGTGTTTTTCCGGCCGCGATGCTGATTGCGGCGGTCGCACTATTTCTACCGGGGGCGGGGATTGCCTCATCGGAATCGTGTGGAAAGCCTCAAAGCGCGGGGCAGAATCCCGCGGCGTCCGACTGTCTGTACATTCTGCGTGCGGCCGTCAGCGACGAGTTGAGCTGTCCGCTTTGTCTGTGCGACGTCAACGCCAGCGGCGGCGTGACCGCATCCGATGCGCTGGGGTGCCTGCAGGCCGCAGTCGGTCAGCCGGTCACGCTCACCTGTCCGCCGTGCGATCAATCCACGACCACGTCGACAACGACAACCACGACAACCATCGATTCGTGTCCGACGGTGATCGCGCTGACGACGCACGCCGGCTACGGAGCCGCGTGCGCTTCGAATGGCGACTGCGCGATCGGAGAGTGCGACGGGTTGAGCGGCCGATGCCACACGTCGAGCGAGCTCGACATCGGATGGATAACGTCGCAATCGGACTGGAACGACGGGTCGACTCTTCGCCTGCGAACCGAGTGCGGCAGCGACGGACCACCGTGCGGCCAGTGCAGCGTGACCGACGTCGATGCATCGGCGGGGAACTGCCGCTGCACGAGCCTCGGGTTCGCGACTCTACCGGGGAGGGGGAACCAGCAGATTTGCGACGTTCCGTTCCAGCACGACGTGCCGGCGTGCCTGGAATGCGAGGACGCTGGCCAGAAGAACACGCAGGGGTGCAACGTCGCGGACGACTGCCTGGATACAAATCCTCAGTGTAAGAACGTCAAGGTCTGCACGAACTCACCAGACACGGTCTGCACTTCGAGCTCGGTATGCACGGCGATTTCTGCGGAAGGGACGTGCGCGGCCAGGGTATGCTCCAACGAGCATCTGACGGCCTGCGGCGCCAACAGCGATTGCGCCGAGCCAACTGCGAAGTGCCAGTCGCAGAAGTGCTCGAATGACAAGACCCACACCTGTTCGACGAACACGGACTGCCAGGTCGGTGTATGCAACCCGCAGAGGTTGCACTGTTCCACTCAGGGCAGCTCGGAGTTCTGCACGACCAATGAGGACTGCTTTATCCACGGAACGTGCACCGGACACGGAGATTGCGCGTGCTACACCGGCGCGCCGCTTCCGATTTCCGCCGGTGGAGTTCCATTTTGCGTGCTCACGCGATTCGCAAACCCGGTCGTCGGAACCGTCGACGTGGACGAAGGATCGGTCGCGCTCACCGAGAACCTGCGAATGCTGGTGTTTCTGGGACAGTCCGGCAGCGGTAACTCGTGTCCGACGTGTGGCGGTCTGTGTTCGACCAACGCCGATGCGGTGTGCAATCGCGACCTCGACTGTCCAGGGGGCACTTGCACCCACCTGGATCCGATCAGCGGTGACGGACAGCGCGGCGGCGTCTGCACGGCGGGGCAGAACATCAAGCTTCCGTGCGACGTGACGGCGGCCAATACGACGTTCCCCGCTTTTATCGATGGGCCGAACGGCGGCGGATACAGCCTCGATTGTTTCCCGAGTGCCGGGAAGAACGCTACAGGCACCGGTCTCCTCATCGATCTGACGCAGACTACTGGAACCTCGACGCTGACGGCCCACGTGCCGTGCGGACAGGTTGACGCGCTCTGCCCCTGCCTCATCTGCAACGGCAATCGTACGGAGGACGTCCCGTGCAACACCGACCAGTATTGCGCGGATCTCGGGTTCGGAACGTGTTCCTCTTCGGGCTCCGGAGGCTTCCCGGAACCCAACGTTTGCGAAAACAGCGCCTGCAGCGCGTTGCCGGACGGAACCGGAGAGTGCACGACGGGGCCTGACGAGTTTTTCTGCGACGATCTCGTTCGCGCCAACGGCAAGGGAATTGTCCCGTGCGACCCGACGCGCGTCGTTGATGAAAGGGGATGCGGCAAACCCAGCGATGGAGTTTTCTATTATGGGAATTGCACGCTCAGTCAGCGGCGACTGTGTCTGCCCGATCCGATCGTCGCGACGGGCGAAGTCGACCCGCAGCATCCTGTACTGGCGTCAACGGCATGCATGCCTCCGACGAGCGGAGCGGGGAAGAATGCGGTTCTTGGAATCCCCGGGCCTCTTCGACTGCTGCAGCAGACGACCATGCAATCCTTCTGCGACGCTGCCGCCGGAAAACGGTACGCTCCTGGTGTCGGATGCGCGGCAGAGCCCGGCGCGACGATTCCATGAACGTCGCGGCGCGCGAGCTCGCAAACGCAGCCGTCGCGCTCGTTGTCAGTCCGTAAGAAACTTCACGATCAGGATCGCGAGCGTGATCGGCACCGTGAGCAGCAGGATGATTCCGGCGACGACCATGACGACGAAGACTGCGTCCTTCTTGCGCGCCTCCTTTGGAGCCTTGTCGTAACGCTGGAGAAGCTCGAGGTTTCGGCGGTTCGCCTTGAACACGACGTCGAACAGGTCGCCGAGCACCGGCACCGCGCCGACCATTGCGTCGATAGCGAGATTGGCGAGCATGCGCGTGATCACGGACCTCGACGCGCCTCGTTGCTGCGCGAGCCAGACGAGCGACAAGCTGCTCGCCGTCGTCAGCAGGTCTCCGATGCCCGGAACGAGGCCGACGATCGCGTCGAAGCCCACCCGGAAGCCCGTCCCGGGAATCACGTAGCCGTCGTCCAGGAACAGCACGAGACGCTCCGCCCAGTCCGGGATGGGTTCGCCCTGCCGGGTGCGCAGCGGATCACTTCGGTCCATGGCCGCTTCTTCGCACGTTTCGCGCAGGGTCAAAATCAGGGACAGACACCGATTTCCGGAAATCGGTGTCTGTCCCCGATTTTCGCGCTCATCCGGGTTGCTTTCGGCGGATGTCAGGCAACTGAACGGTTGCGCATCGGCAGACGGCCGCGCTAGACATATGCAACCTGGAGGTTGCCAATGACGAAGCACGACGAAACGCCGGACAGCATTCAGAAGAAAATCACGCTGCGTGCACCACGAAGCCGCGTGTGGCGCGCGATCAGTGATGCGAAGGAATTCGGAACCTGGTTCGGGGTCGAGTTCGAGGGGCCGTTCGTCGCAGGCAAAGCCCTCAAGGGCCGGATCGTTCCGACCAAAGTCGACCCGGAAGTCGCGAAGCTGCAGGAGCCGCACACCGGTTTGCCGTTCGACTGGACCGTCGAAGCCATCGAGCCGGAGCAATGGATTTCGTTTCGCTGGCATCCGTTCGGGATCGACAAGGCCCGTGACTACTCGCACGAGCCGAAAACACTGATCGTCTTCGAGCTCGAGGATTCGGAGGACGGGACGGTCCTGACGATTACGGAATCCGGCTTCCGCAGCATTCCGCTCGATCGGCGCGCACAGGCGTTCGCTGCGAACGACGGCGGCTGGGAGCACCAGACGAGGCTCCTCGAAAAGTACCTGGCACTGCATGCCGCGTAGCGCGCCGACTCGAAGCGTTGCGCAGGCAGCGCCGGTCTTCGCCGCGCTCGGCGACGAAACCCGCCTGCGCGTGGTTGCGCGCCTGTGCGAGGAAGGTCCGCTGTCGATCTCGAAGCTGACCGAAGGCGTCGACGTCACGCGGCAGGCCGTAACGAAGCACCTTCAGGTCCTCGAAAGCGCGGGGCTGGTCAAAAGCGCACGCGACGGCCGCGAAAACGTCTACGAGCTGCAGCCGCGCCGCCTCGCGAAGGCGCAGCAGCTTCTCGCCCTGATCTCCGAGGAATGGGACGGCACACTCGAACGGCTGCGCGCGTTCGTCGAGGACCGGTAGGCGCATCCGCGAGCGCAGCGACGTGTTGCGGCCCAATGCCGGTGCTGCAGCACGACCGCGGCGTTGCGGCAGGACAACGTCGCAGGACGCTCAGATCCCGAATCGCGAAAGCGCGGCTGCTACGCGCTCGCGAACGGCCGCGTCGGTGAATGGAAACGACCGGAAGAACGCCTCACCGACATTCGCGTCGCTGCGAGCGTGCACGTTGGCCGCCCATGCTTCAGCGCGAGTGCGGTCGCCGGCAAGCGAATGGCACGCAACCGCGATGACCGCGATCAGGACATGCGCGCCTGGCGATCGAGCGGCCCGCTCGCCCCAGGCCGCCGCTTCGGCTTCGTCGCCGCAAACCACGTGCGATAGCGCACGCGTCGCAGCCATTGCGTAGTACAGCGGGTCGAGCGGGCTCAGCGACATCGCCGTGTCGGCGTCCTCGCGTCCTTCCGGCCCGCGACCCGACAACGCGTGCGTCCACGCGCGAGCGTAAACCGCCTGCGCATAATTTGGACTGATTGCCGTCGCGCGCTCGACCCAGGAAAATCCCGCGTCGAGCTGCCCGTCGAGCCAGAAGCTTCGCCCCATCGTGAGGTTCGCGAACGGATCGAACGGATCCAGCTCGACGCTGCGCTCGGCATGGCGGTGCGCAAGCGCGACTTCGCCGTCGTGATCGGCCGAGTAGCGCAGAAACGCATTCTGGAAGTGCACGAACGAGAGTCCCGCATGTGCGCGCGAAAATTGCGGATCCTCGCGGGCCGCGCGCTCGAACAACCGCCCGGCTTCGGCGTTGTCGGCGCGATTGAAACGGAACATGTGCTGCAGGCCCAGGTGGTAAGCCGACCATGCGTCGAGATTCTCCGGTGCGATAAGGCGTGCGGCCCGGGCTTCGTTGAGCGGAATCTGCAGCTCGAGGGCGGCGACGACGCGCGCAAGAATCATCGAGCGCGTGTCGTGCAGGTCGGCGAGCCCGGATACGAAGCGGTCGGCCCACACTACGCCCGAGTCCCGCGTGTCGGTGAGCTGAACCGTCACCACGAGCTTCGCACCGCCGAGCTCGACCGTCCCCGACAGGCAGTAGCGGACGCCGAGAAGCATGCCGATCTCCGCGGGGTCGGGAGCCGGTGAACGGAAGCGGAACGATGATCCTCTGGCGATGACGAAGATCCAGCGCATGCGCGACAGCTCGGCGATCATTTCGTCGGCAAGACCGTCGGCGATGGCCGCGTACGGGCCGGCGTCACCGATCAGCCGAAACGGCAGAACCGCGATCGACGGCTTGGCGGTCTCCGGCGCGGGCGCTTCGACCGCTTCGATTGCGGCAGCCGCCGCCTCACGAACCTCGGCAACGAAACGGAATCCCTGTCCGTGAATCGTGCGGATGAAGCGCTGGGCCTTGCCGTCGTCGCCGAGCGCGCGGCGCGCGGACTTCACACGGCTGTCGAGCGCAGAGTCCGACACGATGCGGCCGTCCCAGACCTTCTCGATGATCTCGTCGCGAGTCACGAGACGGTCGCGATTCTCGACAAGGAGCAGGAGGAGCGCGAAGACCTGCGGCTCGACCGCGACGGTGTTCCCGTCGCGGCGAAGCTCGACCTTCGTGCGGTCGAGCTCGAATGCGTCGAACAGATAGATCATCCGCTGCAGCCGCCGGCGGTCATGCGGCGCGCTCCCGAAATTCTCCAGATTCTCTCCATCGGATCTTCCAGCGCGTCGCTCCTGGCCGCCGTATGTTCTTTCCCGTGCTCGCCGGATGGTCCGGCGACCAAACCGCAAGGGAGCAGAGCATGCCACTGGTCACAATCGATGTAATCAAGAACGTTTTCACGCCCGGCCAGAAAAAGGAGCTCGTCGAGAAGGTCACCGAAGCGATGATCAGCGTGGAAGGTGAGGGCATGCGGCCGGTCACCTGGGTCCGGATCAACGAATTCGAGCAGGGCGACTGGGCCATCGGCGGCAAATCCCTGAAGGCAGCCGACGTGCACGCGCTGACAGCCGGAAAAGCAGCCTAGCACGCCATTGGCGGGCTGCAGGAAGACCGGTGAGGCCGGCGGCCGGCCTCACCGGTCCGGAATCTCCAGATGTTCTCCACGAAGTCTCCAAGCGCGTGCGTCCGCCACCCCGTACAACAGCCGCTCGGGAGGAACCTGCATGACACGTCTTGCGCAAAAGCTTCGCCCTGCGATCGGGATCCTCGCCACGCTCGCGGTCGGCATCGCAGCTACGCTCACCACGGTCACCACGGTTCACGCTCACCGCGCCGCGCTCAAGCGATGCAATGCGGATGCGGTGATTGCCGGCACCGTGTGCGTGGATCTCTACGAAGCGAGCGTCTGGCGCGTGCCCGATCCGACCACCGCAAACACGCTGCTCGTGCGGTCGATTCAGCGAGGTGAGGCGACCCGCGCCGATCTCGTCGCAGCCGGCGCCGTCGAGCTCGGCACGGCAGGAGATGACTACGGTGACTGCCGTGACGACGGACAGCAATGTGCCGACGACATCTACGCCGTAAGCCTTCCGTCGGAGATCCCGTCCGCGCAGATCACGTGGTTCCAGGCGGGCGAGGCATGCGCGAACTCCGGCAAACGATTGCCGACGAGCGCGGAGTGGCAGGTCGCCGCCGACGGCACGCCGGATCCGGGTCCGGACGACGGCGTGCTCGACTGCAACAGCACGAGCGGCACGAGGACGCGTGGAGGCGAGCGCGCGGCCTGCGTTTCGGCGCGCGGAGCGTTCGACATGGTCGGAAACGTGGCGGAGTGGACCGCAGACTGGGCGCCCGCGTCCACCACCTGTCCGACGTGGGGCAGCTTCAGCAACGACGAGATGTGCCTGGCCGGCGCCAGCGAGGACAAGACCGGTCCGGGCGTCGTGATCCGCGGCGGCTGGTTCTCGAGCGGCGCTCTGGCCGGTCCGCTCGCGGTCTTCGGCGCTGCGCAGCCGTACCACTCGAGCGGCAACCTCGGATTCCGCTGCGTGCGATGACGCTTTCGAAAGATCGCGTAGAGACGTTGCCGCTTCGCCGCGCGCTCACCGGTCGAGAGCGGAGAGCTCGCGCACCAGCTCGAAGCTGCGATGCCGCCGCGCTGCGAAGTCGTCCGCGGTCCACTGGAACGCAGCAATGGGCTCGAGCGTGCGCGGGTCTTCGAACGTGTATCGGTGCGGATCGCGCGCGACGGCGGAGCGCACCGATTCGAGGAACTCGCCGGCGCGCGTACACGGGTCGGCGTCGGAAGCGGCAACCGCCGCCCCGGCCGGACAATGCTCTGCGCGAAGGCGTTCGAGCGTTGTCAGATAGCGCAGGTCGTCGACGCCTTCGCGCGCGAGCTCCCACTGGATGACCGGGACCGGCCTTCCGTCCGAGCCGAGAAACCCTTCGCGAACGTCGAGAGGCCCCTCGGCGCGCTTGGCATCCATGTTGACCGGAAAGCGCTTGGGCGTCATCGGATACGTCCACGCCGTCATTCCGTCGAGGCGGTTCGCCCACGGGTAGTACCCGAAGAAAAACCGGCTGAACGACGTTCCGTTGCCGGTCAGCGTCGAGTTCGCGTACATCGCAGTGTGCGCACCGGCGCGTCGTGCTTTCTCGTAAACGCCCGGCGTGAAGCGCTTGAATGCGACCAGCCAGTAGTCGAGGTTCCCCGCGCCGACCGCGGCGGTCTCCGGCGTACACGTCATTGCAGTCGTCCCGCCGCCTTGCTTGACGGCCGCGAGGAGCTCGGTGGCGATGCGCTGCCGCAGATCCGGTGCATCGTGACGATCGACGCCGAGCGCGTAGTTGGGCTCTTCGATCGGATCGAGGATCAGGCCGGGAAGGCCGGCTTCGGCCGCGCGACGTCCGTAGACAGAAGCGATTTCGCGCGCGAGCGGCACGGCGACGGAGCGGTCGTAGTGCCGATACGTCGACGAGCGTCCGAGCTTGTTGGTGCTGAGCAGGTTGACCGGTGCGTAGATGAGCGGGCGCGGGAATCCGTAGCGCGCATAGAGGCGAATCGCTTCGTCAAGATCGGGAAGCACCAGGCGGCCGTCGTCGCGACGCACGACGCGCCCCGACCACAGGCTGAGCGTGGTCATGCCGTGCTCGCGCACGTCGCGAAAGATGATGTCGGCGTGGTCGAGGATCTGCTCTGCACGGCGTCCGCGCGCATGCGGGAAGTTGCGCAGCACGGGCAGGCTGAGCGGGCCGAGCAGCAGCGGGGCTTCGTCGAGCGTCCCGGCAAGCACGTCCACTTCGATCGGAACGCTGTCCGCATGCTGCGAGTCACTGGCAGTGACGGTGCCGCGATACAGGCCGCCCGCCTGCCGATCCGGCACGTGCACCGTGAGCCAGTACGGTCTCGTCGTCGCCGCTGTCGCGCGGATCGCAACGGCCGGTTCGAGCGTCTTCGG
It encodes:
- a CDS encoding DUF4112 domain-containing protein, which encodes MDRSDPLRTRQGEPIPDWAERLVLFLDDGYVIPGTGFRVGFDAIVGLVPGIGDLLTTASSLSLVWLAQQRGASRSVITRMLANLAIDAMVGAVPVLGDLFDVVFKANRRNLELLQRYDKAPKEARKKDAVFVVMVVAGIILLLTVPITLAILIVKFLTD
- a CDS encoding acyltransferase gives rise to the protein MSGKRGNTAGGAIIHPLALCESADVGEGTRVWAFAHVMPGARIGSRCNLGEGVFVESGVTVGNDVTIKNGVALYDGVTLEDDVFIGPNAVFTNDLRPRSGAHKKSAAKFLATRVARGASIGANATIVCGVTVGSYAMIAAGAVVTHDVPPHALAVGVPARATGWVCACGDKLATKGTVFVCECGRRWTPATNGGLTDAS
- a CDS encoding SRPBCC family protein, with translation MTKHDETPDSIQKKITLRAPRSRVWRAISDAKEFGTWFGVEFEGPFVAGKALKGRIVPTKVDPEVAKLQEPHTGLPFDWTVEAIEPEQWISFRWHPFGIDKARDYSHEPKTLIVFELEDSEDGTVLTITESGFRSIPLDRRAQAFAANDGGWEHQTRLLEKYLALHAA
- a CDS encoding tautomerase family protein; translated protein: MPLVTIDVIKNVFTPGQKKELVEKVTEAMISVEGEGMRPVTWVRINEFEQGDWAIGGKSLKAADVHALTAGKAA
- a CDS encoding SUMF1/EgtB/PvdO family nonheme iron enzyme codes for the protein MTRLAQKLRPAIGILATLAVGIAATLTTVTTVHAHRAALKRCNADAVIAGTVCVDLYEASVWRVPDPTTANTLLVRSIQRGEATRADLVAAGAVELGTAGDDYGDCRDDGQQCADDIYAVSLPSEIPSAQITWFQAGEACANSGKRLPTSAEWQVAADGTPDPGPDDGVLDCNSTSGTRTRGGERAACVSARGAFDMVGNVAEWTADWAPASTTCPTWGSFSNDEMCLAGASEDKTGPGVVIRGGWFSSGALAGPLAVFGAAQPYHSSGNLGFRCVR
- a CDS encoding Gfo/Idh/MocA family oxidoreductase, whose amino-acid sequence is MSSYSNGVVRIGVLGAGHWGPNLIRNFISNERSRVVAIADTNAGRREAVLARYPGVDGHDRAESLLARDDLDAVVIATPTATHHRLAVAALARGLHVLVEKPLARTTAEAEELGRIAADAGLVLLTGHVFLFHEAVRTVRRLIDDGELGRVQYIQSVRTNLGPIRTDVSALWDLAAHDVSIFHYWLNGLPSRVTGKGGIYVNKGIEDVVFATLEYPGGVLANLHATWLSPNKLRQITVVGEQRMLVFDDMNLAEPVRIYDKGVAPVTEPGCEESYPIVDSFVGFRSSIRDGEISVPLIPAGEPLRAECEHFLDCIVDGARPLSGAAESIAVVRVLEAVERSLRAGSAEQHVS
- a CDS encoding glycoside hydrolase domain-containing protein; the encoded protein is MSLLSVPMVLRRLVVLTVLVLAAVVAVMVVDLGPVTVTRNVYRRVLKIADQRNRWLEPAGKLPHEDSSVTAADMDRGFYVFTRSILERVLPSSIADAAGRPARIRLEAAWNQYEAAQIGVRALHDLDALTIRVSDLHDADGHVLAASSVDIRMERFYALPLSIRVHNRFGVVPKTLEPAVAIRATAATTRPYWLTVHVPDRQAGGLYRGTVTASDSQHADSVPIEVDVLAGTLDEAPLLLGPLSLPVLRNFPHARGRRAEQILDHADIIFRDVREHGMTTLSLWSGRVVRRDDGRLVLPDLDEAIRLYARYGFPRPLIYAPVNLLSTNKLGRSSTYRHYDRSVAVPLAREIASVYGRRAAEAGLPGLILDPIEEPNYALGVDRHDAPDLRQRIATELLAAVKQGGGTTAMTCTPETAAVGAGNLDYWLVAFKRFTPGVYEKARRAGAHTAMYANSTLTGNGTSFSRFFFGYYPWANRLDGMTAWTYPMTPKRFPVNMDAKRAEGPLDVREGFLGSDGRPVPVIQWELAREGVDDLRYLTTLERLRAEHCPAGAAVAASDADPCTRAGEFLESVRSAVARDPHRYTFEDPRTLEPIAAFQWTADDFAARRHRSFELVRELSALDR
- a CDS encoding metalloregulator ArsR/SmtB family transcription factor — its product is MPRSAPTRSVAQAAPVFAALGDETRLRVVARLCEEGPLSISKLTEGVDVTRQAVTKHLQVLESAGLVKSARDGRENVYELQPRRLAKAQQLLALISEEWDGTLERLRAFVEDR
- a CDS encoding winged helix-turn-helix domain-containing protein, whose product is MIYLFDAFELDRTKVELRRDGNTVAVEPQVFALLLLLVENRDRLVTRDEIIEKVWDGRIVSDSALDSRVKSARRALGDDGKAQRFIRTIHGQGFRFVAEVREAAAAAIEAVEAPAPETAKPSIAVLPFRLIGDAGPYAAIADGLADEMIAELSRMRWIFVIARGSSFRFRSPAPDPAEIGMLLGVRYCLSGTVELGGAKLVVTVQLTDTRDSGVVWADRFVSGLADLHDTRSMILARVVAALELQIPLNEARAARLIAPENLDAWSAYHLGLQHMFRFNRADNAEAGRLFERAAREDPQFSRAHAGLSFVHFQNAFLRYSADHDGEVALAHRHAERSVELDPFDPFANLTMGRSFWLDGQLDAGFSWVERATAISPNYAQAVYARAWTHALSGRGPEGREDADTAMSLSPLDPLYYAMAATRALSHVVCGDEAEAAAWGERAARSPGAHVLIAVIAVACHSLAGDRTRAEAWAANVHARSDANVGEAFFRSFPFTDAAVRERVAAALSRFGI
- a CDS encoding DegT/DnrJ/EryC1/StrS family aminotransferase translates to MSAIPLVDLSAQWESIRAEAEPAMAEVLASGAFILGPAVERFETAFATWVGAAHAVGVGSGTDAVELSLRACGIGAGDDVLVPVNTFVASAIGVLRAGANPVYVDCDERTFLIDLDAAARARTPRVRALLPVHLYGRLCDPDALRAFCSANDWLLIEDAAQAHGANSAAGRAGSCGMAAAFSFYPGKNLGAAGDGGAVTTSDPDVASRLRALRNYGSPRKYEHPAFGVNSRLDSLQAALLDVKLRRIDAWNASRRRLARAYDERLRGIEGLVLPEIPTGEEHVFHLYVVRVPARLRDGVMRAMGAAGIGAGIHYPAPVAFLPAVGATPTPGDFPVAERVAGEIVSLPLYPEMPEASVDRVCEVLRSAIA